The genome window ACGCCGTCGCGGCGGTCTTCGTCGCCGCCTGCGACAAGGCCCTGCCCGGTCAACTGCTGGCCGCCGTCCGGCTGGACCTGCCCTGCCTGGTCCTGCCCGGCGGGGTGATGCCCCGGGCCGCCGGCGACGCAACCCTGGCCGACGTCGGCGACTGGGCCGCCGCCCGGCGGCGCGGCGCCCTGGGGCGTGAGGAATACGAGCGCCGACGCCGGGGCGCCTGTCCCGGACCCGGAGCCTGCGCCTTCCTGGGCACGGCGGGCACCATGCAGTGCCTGGCCGAGGGCCTGGGGCTGGCCCTGCCCGGCAGCGCCCTGCTGCCGACGACGGGTGGCGAGCTGACCGTCGCTCTGGGGCGCGTCGCCGAGCGCCTGCCCGGCCTGCTGGCGGACGGACCCACCCCGCGCCGCCTGCTCGACGCCCGCTCCCTGCGTAACGCCGTACGCCTGACCGCCGCCCTGGGCGGTTCGACCAACGCCCTGCTCCACCTGGCCGCCCTGGCCCGGGAGCTGGGAACGCCCTTCGAGCTGCGCGCCGTCGACACCCTCTGCGCCGCGGTGCCCCGCCTGGTCGATCTGCGCCCCGCCGGACGCCGTCCCACAGACCGCTTCCATCTGGCCGGCGGAGTGCCCGCCGTCGTCGAGCGCCTGCTCGAGCTCGGTTGCTGGGAGCCGGAGGCCCGGACCGTCCTCGGCGATTGGCCGACGACCCTGGCTCGTTGGCGCGAACGCGACGAGCCCGGCGTCCGCCTGCGTCTGTTGGATGAACTGGGCGAGACGCCGACGGATTATCTGGCCCCGGCGCGGGAACCCTTCGCCCCCGGCGGCGGATTGCGCGTCCTCTTCGGCAATCTGGCCCCCCGGGGCGCCGTGGTCAAGGCCGCCGGTCTCGAGCGTCGGCTCGTCGCCGGACCGGCGCGGGTCTTCGCCGGCGAGGCCGCCGCCCTGGAAGCCGTGGCCGCCGGGGCGATCGCTCCGGGCGAGGTCCTCGTCCTGCCCGGCCAGGGACCCCGCGGCGCCGGAATGCCCGAGCTCTACTACCTGACCGCCGCCATGCGCGAACATCCCCGATTGAGCGGCTCGACGGCCCTCGTCACCGACGGCCGCTTCTCCGGCGCCACCAGCGGACCCTGCGTCGGCCATGTCTGCCCCGAGGCTGCCGTCGGCGGTCCCCTGGCCCTGGTGCGCGACGGCGATCCCGTGCGCGTCGACCTCGAGGGGCGCCGCCTGGAGCTGCTGGTCGAGCCGAGTGAACTGGAGCGCCGCCGGGCGACACCCCCTGCGCCCGCCCCCGCCGCGGGCCGACTCGGTCGCCTGTACCGCGCCCTGGCCCGCCAGGCCGACGAGGGGGCCGGTCTCGACATCCCCGCCTGACGAGGTGACAACGTGCGCTACGAAGAGATGCGGACAGCCTTCGAGCTGCTGCTCGGGGCCCGGCTGCTGGAGGCCCGGCGCTCGCAGTGGCACGTGCGCTTGCTGCTCGAACGCCCCGGACGTTCGGCCCTCGGCTGTCCCGCCCTCTGGTACCTCACCGGCGCCCTGGTCAACTGCGCAGACCTCGTCTACCGCCCCGCCGCCGGGGAACGACTGCTGGCCCCGGAGCGCCTGGCCGAACTCGAGCCCCGGTTGGAGGCCGTCGGCGGCGCGGATCCGACCCTCGAGCTGGCCTGCACCGACCGCGACGGTGGTCCCGGCGCCTTGAGCCTGCGGGCCCGCGGTCTGCTGCTCTACGACGCCGCCGGCGAGGAGCTGACCCTCGACGGCCTGCGGACAACGGCCCGCGAGTGCTGGGGCCGCGGGACGGAGGACGACGGGTGAGCCGACCCCTGCTGTTCACCGCCGGCGAGCTGATGCTGGAGACCCACCGGGAACACCCCGGCCATCGCTCCGTCGGCGGCGCCGCCGCCAACGCCGCCCTGGCCTTCACCCTCACCGGGGGCCGCGCCGCGCTCGCCTGCCGCCTGGCCGAGGACGACGAGCTGCCCCGGTTGCGCGCCGCCCTCGAGCGCCGCTGCCTCTGGAGTCCCGCCGTGCGCCTCGGCGGACCCTTCAACGCCGTCTACGACATCGGCGGCCGCTGCCCCTACAGCCGCTTCGGCTACACCCGCGACGGCAGCGCCGGCAGCCGCCTGACCGTCGACGACCTCGACGACGCCCTCCTCGCCGCCGCCGACGTCGTCCTGGTCTCCGGCGTCTTCAGCTCCCTCAACGACGGCGGCCGCCGCGTCGGCCTGTACCTCGTCGAGCACGCCCGCCCCGGCGCCCTGCGGGCTTACGACGTCAACCGCCGCCCCGCCCTGGTCGACGACGTCCGCGCCCGGGAGCTTTACCGCCAACTGGCCCCGCGCCTCGACCTCGTCAAGGCCGACCTCGCCGAGGCCCGCCTGCTTTGGGGGCCCGGCGGACCCGACGCCCTGCTCGCCCGGGCCGCCGAGCAGCACCACCACGTCCTGATCACCCTCGGAGCCGACGGCCTGCTGCTCCACAGCCACGGCGCGACGATCCGCCAAACCGCCTTGCCCGCCGACGAGATCGACCCCACCGGCGCCGGCGACGCCGCCCTCGGCGCCGCCCTCCACGGTCTGGCCCGCGGCGACTCCCCCGACGCCGTCGCCCGCAGCGCCGCCGCCTGTGGCGCCCGCTGCGTCACCCGCCACGGCGCCTGGGGCTACGCCGACAATCACTCACCCCACTTACTCCAACAAAGAGAAGAAGAATGAAAAGCCTGCTCATTGCTCTGCTGCTCATCGCCCTGCTGGCCCCCGCCGCCGCCCAGGTCCGCACCTTCGGCCTCGGCCTGATCGCCGGCGAACCCAGCGGCCTGTCCGCCAAACTCAACCTGTCCCAGACCAGCGCCCTGGCCTTTCATCTCGCCTGGAGCTTCAACGGCGGCATCGCCGCCGGGGCCGACTACCTCTTCCATATGCCCTGGCTGCCCAGCCCCTGGCGCCCCTACCTCGGCGTCGGCGGCCGCTTCCACATCCGCGACCGCGACCACGCCGACAAACCCGACGAACTCGAAGACGACGAGACCGAATTCCACCTCGCCGGACGCGGCCTGATCGGCTGTGAATACCTCTTCCTCGACGGCCGCCTCGGCGTGGGCCTCGAAGCCGGACTGGGCCTCGACTTCATCCCCGGCGTCGATTTCGACGCCTCCGGCGGCCTGACCCTGCGCTACTATTTCTAGCACGAGCACCCGACGACGACAGCCCGGACCCCCTTCACAGCACCCCCTTATTCTTGACACACCCCGCGCCCCGGTGTTACTTTCATTGCGCTATCAACACCCACGGGGAGCTCCCCGCAACCCCCGACAAAGACAACTTTGGTCCCCAGCTTAAAAAGGCTGCTGGCGGCTCTGCGCCGTCTGCCCGGCATCGGCGCCAAATCCGCCCAGCGCATCGGCTACCACCTCCTGCGCGCCGACGACCAACAGAGCCTCGAACTCGCCCGCTCCATCGTCAACCTCACCCGCCGCGTCGGACTCTGCTCCATCTGCGGCAACACCGCCGAGGTGGGCCGCAATCAAGAACGGGCCAAGTACGGGGGCCACGCCTTAGAAGACGGACGGACCACCCGCGAAGAACCCACCGACGAGCCGGGCCGCAATCAAGAACGGGCCAAGTACGGGGGCCACGACTTAGAAGGCGGACGGACCACCCGCGAAGAACCCGCCGGCGAGCCGGGCCGCAATCAGGGGGGGCCGCATAATGGGGGCGGATCACCCGCAGAGGCGGATTACGAGACCCCCGACGGCGGCGCGACAAGCCTCGTCTGCGACATCTGCGCCGATCCCGAACGCGACCACGGCCGCCTGCTGATCGTCGAGGAACCCTACAACGTCGAGGCCTTCGAGCGCACCGGCGTTTACGACGGCTACTATCACGTCCTGGGGGGCTTGTTCGATCCCCTCGCCGGGATCGGCGCCGAGGAGCTGAGCCTCGACCACCTGGTCGTCCGCCTGCGCCGCGGCGCCTATCGCGAGGTCATTCTGGCCACCAGTCCGACCTCGGCCGGTGAGGCCACCGCCTCTTATCTGCGGGAACTGCTCGAGCCTCTCGAACTCGAGGTCACCCGCATCGCCGTGGGCCTCTCCGCCGGCGCCGACGTCGACTACGCCGACGAGGTCTCCCTGCGCCTGGCCCTCGAGGGACGCCGCCGCTTTAGCTGAGGCTGGCGGCCGACGCGGGCGACTGGTATACTGGAGCTGTTATCACGGTGGCGGCGGTATCCCGACCGCAGCCTCCTTCGACGCCGGACGGGCCGACGCCGGACGGGCGTTTATGCGGATGATGACCCGCCTCGACCGGTAAACCAGCGTCAAACCTTATCTCAACCCGGCCTTTTCTTTACCACGTGACCCGGGAGCCCGGGAGAACGCAACCGCAGCAATCCAGCGGGCGGCGCAATCCCGGCCCCGCAAGCTCGCCGCGGAGTGGCTGAATCATGGAACACGAACAAAGCGTTGAGCTTTTCGAGGAAGATTATCAAATCATCAACCGCGTGCTGTCCCGTCTGCTGACGGAGGCCAACGCCCGCATCGTCCTGCTGGTCGACCGCTCCGGGCAGTTGATCAGCTCCCACGGCGACACCTCCAATATGGACTCCACCGCCTTCGCCAGCCTGTCGGCGGGCAACTTCGCCGCCACCAGCGCCCTGGCGAAGATCCTCGGCCAGGACGAGTTCTCCGTGCTCTTCCACCAGGGAGAGAAGGAGTCCATCCATATCTCCATCGTCCAGAGTCGGGTCATCCTGGTCATCGTTTTCGACAACCGCACCAGCCTCGGTCTGGTACGGCTGCGGGTCAAGAAGGCCCTCGAAGAGCTGTCCACCGTCTTCGAGAACATCTTCGCCAAGCTGGGCGCCTCCAGCCAGAGCCGCAGCCTGGACTCCTCCTTCGCCTCGGTCGCCGAGAGCGAGATCGATAATCTCTTCAAGGACTAACCAGCGGGCGGCGCGTCCGGCTCCAAGCGAACGCCGCCGCTTCTTAAAAGCACGGGGGATGGCTCTCGATGTCGCTGATCAACTACGCCAATAAGGAGATCAACTGTAAGATCGTCTATTACGGTTGCGGCCTGTGCGGCAAGACGACCAACCTGCTCTACATCCACAAGAAGATCGCCGCCGAGTACCGCGGCAAGCTGGTCAGTCTGGCCACCGAAACCGACCGCACCCTGTTCTTCGATTTCCTGCCCCTCGATCTGGGCAGCATCCAGGGCTTCACCACCCGCTTCCACCTCTACACCGTCCCCGGCCAGGTCCACTACGACGCCTCGCGCAAGCTGATCCTCAAGGGCGTCGACGGCCTGGTCTTCGTCGTCGACTCCCAGGTCGAACGCATCGAGGACAATATCGAGAGCCTGGAGAACCTCAAGGTCAATCTGCGCAGCCAGGGCTACGAACTCGATGACCTGCCCATGGTCGTGCAGTACAACAAGCGCGACCTGCCAAACGTCGTCCCCGTCGAGGAGCTGGAGCGCCAGATCAACCACCGCAACGACCCCAGTTTCGAATCCATCGCCACCGAGGGCGTCGGCGTCTTCGACACCCTGCGCGCGATCAGCAAGCTCATCCTGGCCAGCATCAGCCAGAAGCAATCCGTCTAGTCTTTTCATCCAGGCGACTCCGGCGACGTCCGTCGGGGAGGTAACCCGTTCCCGATGCTGGAAGAGGCACCACCCGTCCTGCGCTGAAACACTGGGGTGGATGGCCGCCCTTCCGGCCTCTTTACGCCGGACAACCGACGACCGTCAGCGTCCGTTACGCGCCGCCGAGCAACCCCAAACCCGACCGGAAGCCAACCACCGCCGACCATGCCCTTCGATGGAGACTTAAAGGATTTCGCCCTGCCCGACATCCTGC of Candidatus Coatesbacteria bacterium contains these proteins:
- the recR gene encoding recombination protein RecR, encoding MVPSLKRLLAALRRLPGIGAKSAQRIGYHLLRADDQQSLELARSIVNLTRRVGLCSICGNTAEVGRNQERAKYGGHALEDGRTTREEPTDEPGRNQERAKYGGHDLEGGRTTREEPAGEPGRNQGGPHNGGGSPAEADYETPDGGATSLVCDICADPERDHGRLLIVEEPYNVEAFERTGVYDGYYHVLGGLFDPLAGIGAEELSLDHLVVRLRRGAYREVILATSPTSAGEATASYLRELLEPLELEVTRIAVGLSAGADVDYADEVSLRLALEGRRRFS
- a CDS encoding roadblock/LC7 domain-containing protein; this encodes MEHEQSVELFEEDYQIINRVLSRLLTEANARIVLLVDRSGQLISSHGDTSNMDSTAFASLSAGNFAATSALAKILGQDEFSVLFHQGEKESIHISIVQSRVILVIVFDNRTSLGLVRLRVKKALEELSTVFENIFAKLGASSQSRSLDSSFASVAESEIDNLFKD
- a CDS encoding gliding-motility protein MglA, which produces MSLINYANKEINCKIVYYGCGLCGKTTNLLYIHKKIAAEYRGKLVSLATETDRTLFFDFLPLDLGSIQGFTTRFHLYTVPGQVHYDASRKLILKGVDGLVFVVDSQVERIEDNIESLENLKVNLRSQGYELDDLPMVVQYNKRDLPNVVPVEELERQINHRNDPSFESIATEGVGVFDTLRAISKLILASISQKQSV
- a CDS encoding dihydroxy-acid dehydratase; translation: MAALRPADEAAPEALPLRLGAGLPPSAAERPWVLVESHAGETHPGAAHLEDLSRELADALLGAGLAPYRAHCTDLCDGVAQGTPAMGLSLAGRELYALAAELHARGGHAVAAVFVAACDKALPGQLLAAVRLDLPCLVLPGGVMPRAAGDATLADVGDWAAARRRGALGREEYERRRRGACPGPGACAFLGTAGTMQCLAEGLGLALPGSALLPTTGGELTVALGRVAERLPGLLADGPTPRRLLDARSLRNAVRLTAALGGSTNALLHLAALARELGTPFELRAVDTLCAAVPRLVDLRPAGRRPTDRFHLAGGVPAVVERLLELGCWEPEARTVLGDWPTTLARWRERDEPGVRLRLLDELGETPTDYLAPAREPFAPGGGLRVLFGNLAPRGAVVKAAGLERRLVAGPARVFAGEAAALEAVAAGAIAPGEVLVLPGQGPRGAGMPELYYLTAAMREHPRLSGSTALVTDGRFSGATSGPCVGHVCPEAAVGGPLALVRDGDPVRVDLEGRRLELLVEPSELERRRATPPAPAPAAGRLGRLYRALARQADEGAGLDIPA